A single window of Halodesulfovibrio sp. DNA harbors:
- a CDS encoding BON domain-containing protein, which produces MLKKLLCVTAIIALCYTLSGCAVYNAAVDERNIGEQYSDTVITATVIKKLVRSDEVNALDISVNTYNRKVYVIGEVDSLAQRNVVTSIARNVEGVTSVVPYLLLKNDQDFCGTTDNLAMSAQLSKDLIADKDVWSTNVSIDVVQCNIVLTGIVTSNKEKQKILEHARAVPKVRSVTSYIQVHVPS; this is translated from the coding sequence ATGCTAAAGAAGCTACTCTGCGTCACAGCAATTATTGCACTTTGCTATACTCTTTCAGGGTGTGCAGTGTACAACGCTGCTGTAGATGAACGCAACATAGGCGAGCAGTATTCAGATACTGTCATTACTGCAACAGTCATTAAAAAATTAGTTAGAAGCGACGAAGTCAACGCTCTCGACATTTCAGTAAACACATACAACAGAAAAGTGTACGTAATTGGAGAGGTTGACTCTCTCGCACAGCGAAATGTCGTCACTTCCATCGCACGAAATGTCGAAGGCGTAACCAGTGTTGTTCCGTATTTGCTTCTTAAAAACGATCAAGACTTCTGTGGCACAACGGACAATTTAGCCATGAGCGCCCAACTCAGCAAAGATCTGATCGCTGATAAAGATGTTTGGTCTACGAACGTCTCTATTGATGTTGTACAATGCAATATCGTTCTCACTGGCATTGTCACTTCAAACAAAGAAAAGCAAAAAATTCTCGAACACGCACGAGCCGTCCCGAAGGTTCGCTCCGTCACTTCATATATCCAAGTGCATGTCCCGTCCTAG
- a CDS encoding replication-associated recombination protein A encodes MEAKQPLADKIRPSSFDDFSGQEHLSARITALTKASRLPSLLLFGPPGCGKSTLALLLAQHTGLKWLRVSAPEAGLTQLRKSLKGVEVLVLDELHRFSKAQQDFFLPILESGEITLIATTTENPSFSVTRQLLSRLHTLKLKPLSNISLQSLAKKGAEACGVELDETVYEMVAGIAHGDARTMLNLVEYITQLPPEAREPDQLKAALPDVIARHDKNGDSHYELASAMIKSIRGSDVDAALYYLASLLEGGEDPRFVCRRLILSASEDVGLADPNALPMAVACQQAVEFVGMPEGFIPMAETVIYLSLAPKSNSTYAAYLAAAKEIRANGRKPVPLHLRNPSTKLQKEWGYGKGYLYPHNYPEGYVPQQYLPDDLVGRRFYQQREQGVEPRLTAWLARAQKSFR; translated from the coding sequence ATGGAGGCTAAACAACCTCTTGCAGACAAAATTCGTCCTAGTTCCTTTGACGACTTTTCAGGACAAGAGCACCTTTCAGCACGTATTACTGCGTTAACCAAAGCAAGCAGACTTCCTAGTTTATTGCTGTTCGGTCCTCCGGGGTGCGGCAAGTCAACTCTTGCATTGTTGCTGGCTCAACATACCGGCTTAAAATGGTTGCGTGTCAGTGCACCAGAAGCAGGTCTAACCCAACTTCGAAAATCTCTTAAAGGTGTTGAAGTACTTGTTTTGGACGAGCTTCACCGCTTCTCAAAAGCACAACAAGATTTTTTTCTCCCGATTTTGGAATCAGGCGAAATAACACTTATTGCCACAACAACGGAAAACCCATCTTTCAGCGTTACACGACAGCTGTTATCAAGATTGCATACGCTAAAGCTCAAGCCGCTATCAAACATTTCACTTCAGTCACTGGCAAAAAAAGGGGCTGAAGCATGCGGTGTTGAATTAGATGAAACAGTATATGAGATGGTTGCAGGCATTGCACATGGCGATGCCCGCACAATGCTTAACCTTGTCGAATATATTACACAGCTTCCACCAGAAGCGCGGGAGCCGGATCAACTAAAAGCCGCCTTGCCGGATGTGATAGCACGTCATGACAAAAATGGAGACAGTCACTACGAGCTTGCTTCTGCCATGATTAAGTCTATCCGCGGTAGTGATGTTGATGCTGCGCTTTATTACCTTGCCAGCCTGCTGGAAGGCGGAGAGGATCCTCGGTTTGTGTGTCGCCGACTCATCCTTTCTGCTTCTGAAGACGTAGGACTTGCAGATCCGAATGCATTGCCAATGGCGGTCGCCTGTCAACAAGCAGTTGAGTTTGTTGGGATGCCGGAAGGCTTCATTCCGATGGCTGAAACAGTCATCTATTTGTCGCTTGCACCTAAGAGCAATTCGACCTATGCAGCATACTTGGCAGCTGCAAAAGAGATACGAGCAAACGGGCGCAAACCCGTGCCACTGCACTTACGCAATCCATCTACTAAACTTCAAAAGGAATGGGGATACGGTAAGGGGTACCTTTATCCTCACAACTATCCAGAAGGGTACGTTCCCCAGCAGTACCTTCCTGACGACCTTGTAGGTCGCAGATTTTACCAACAGCGTGAACAAGGAGTTGAACCCCGCCTGACTGCATGGCTTGCTCGTGCCCAAAAAAGCTTCCGTTAA
- a CDS encoding 16S rRNA (uracil(1498)-N(3))-methyltransferase, producing the protein MKTFFLETDKWDTNCLLEGQEAKHAIKVLRMRVGDTVRLLDGKGREGIFAITEMTKQAVSLEQQEVTQHPKPDAQHYVAIGWGKSVRRGWIFEKAVEFGAGGLWFWQADRSQSKVPAEVKEGWEGQMLAGAKQCGNPWIPELATFPDGAKGLMKCADEFDNIFMLWEGQSPSDVLSSEQLELSGKTLFIIGPEGGFSDSEASYFREQGAQPVSLGKRILRWETAALLCLGLAWWKGEVNNAAR; encoded by the coding sequence ATGAAAACATTTTTTCTTGAAACAGATAAATGGGACACCAATTGCTTGCTCGAAGGTCAAGAAGCAAAGCACGCTATTAAAGTGTTGCGAATGCGCGTCGGCGACACCGTCCGTTTGCTAGACGGAAAAGGTCGCGAAGGTATTTTTGCCATTACAGAAATGACAAAGCAGGCAGTTTCCCTTGAGCAGCAGGAAGTTACACAGCACCCTAAGCCGGACGCCCAACACTATGTTGCAATAGGTTGGGGAAAATCTGTCCGCAGAGGATGGATTTTTGAAAAAGCAGTCGAATTTGGCGCTGGCGGACTTTGGTTCTGGCAAGCAGACCGCTCCCAATCAAAAGTTCCGGCTGAAGTAAAAGAAGGCTGGGAAGGGCAAATGCTTGCTGGCGCAAAACAATGCGGAAACCCGTGGATTCCAGAACTTGCTACATTTCCTGATGGTGCCAAAGGTCTCATGAAGTGTGCCGATGAGTTCGATAACATTTTCATGTTATGGGAAGGACAGTCACCCTCTGACGTCCTCTCTTCTGAACAGCTCGAACTTTCCGGAAAAACTTTGTTCATCATTGGACCCGAAGGTGGTTTTTCAGACTCAGAAGCTTCATATTTTAGGGAACAAGGCGCTCAACCAGTAAGCCTCGGAAAAAGAATTTTGCGATGGGAGACAGCTGCCCTGCTCTGTCTCGGTCTCGCTTGGTGGAAAGGTGAAGTAAACAATGCTGCACGTTAG
- the gcvT gene encoding glycine cleavage system aminomethyltransferase GcvT produces the protein MSELLQTPLTAWHKAAGAKMAPFAGWEMPIQYTGIIAEHTHCREQASIYDICHMGEFGLVGDGAREALSKIVTHNLEKLVPGKCGYGFLLNEEGGIRDDLIVYCLEEDEYMLVVNAACIESDFNWIKKHLPEHLTLEDMSEQTAKIDLQGPKAYEVLEKVFDSSLRDLKYFNFRTVDFKGQPLIISRTGYTGELGYEFYLPSENALALWEALNAQEEVEPAGLGARDTLRLEVGLPLYGQDLDTKHSPSAAGMAWMLRSEADYIGKGKDREGTELLIALSIPGRRSARHDDVVTLEDGTEVGRVTSGSYCPSVGHSVALAYVTNEAAENEKFLVKGTRTSLEATKAELPFYKGGTARMKLVD, from the coding sequence GTGTCTGAACTTTTACAAACCCCGCTTACAGCTTGGCATAAAGCTGCTGGTGCCAAAATGGCACCTTTTGCCGGATGGGAAATGCCAATCCAGTACACCGGTATTATCGCAGAGCATACCCATTGCCGTGAGCAGGCATCTATCTATGATATTTGCCATATGGGAGAATTTGGTCTTGTTGGTGATGGAGCGCGTGAAGCTCTTTCAAAAATCGTCACACATAATCTGGAAAAACTAGTTCCCGGCAAATGTGGATACGGCTTTTTGCTTAATGAAGAAGGCGGAATCCGTGACGACCTTATCGTCTACTGCCTTGAAGAAGATGAGTACATGCTTGTTGTTAACGCGGCATGCATCGAAAGCGATTTTAACTGGATTAAAAAGCACCTTCCTGAGCATCTTACTTTGGAAGATATGTCTGAACAAACCGCCAAAATAGACCTCCAAGGCCCTAAGGCATACGAAGTGCTGGAAAAAGTATTTGATAGCTCCCTGCGTGACTTAAAATACTTCAACTTCCGTACTGTTGATTTTAAAGGGCAACCGCTCATTATTAGCCGTACAGGTTACACTGGCGAACTCGGTTACGAATTCTACCTCCCTTCCGAAAACGCTCTTGCACTCTGGGAAGCATTGAATGCTCAAGAAGAAGTTGAACCGGCAGGACTCGGGGCACGCGATACACTGCGCCTCGAAGTGGGACTTCCACTGTATGGTCAAGATTTAGATACAAAGCACTCCCCTTCTGCTGCCGGTATGGCGTGGATGCTTCGCTCCGAAGCTGATTACATCGGCAAAGGCAAAGATCGCGAAGGCACCGAATTGCTTATCGCCCTATCCATTCCGGGTCGTCGTTCTGCACGTCATGATGACGTTGTCACATTGGAAGATGGCACTGAGGTTGGCAGAGTAACCAGTGGTTCTTACTGCCCAAGTGTCGGACATTCCGTTGCGCTGGCATATGTTACAAATGAAGCAGCAGAAAACGAAAAATTCCTTGTTAAAGGTACACGTACATCTCTGGAAGCTACTAAGGCTGAGCTTCCATTCTATAAAGGTGGTACAGCACGCATGAAGCTTGTTGACTAA
- a CDS encoding GAF domain-containing protein: MNTTACYERILGIICSVFDAYSAVLIMPDRTGNYFSIASSFSLGDMVNTDETFSAGTGKGLVGWIISNGEPMLVNDFDTRQYNLGYYSQNEETKIKAFMGVPLKNGAGVLCLDSKRQYSFSSKDQKILQLFGELVYEFHTRSFVVEEQVTLSQQYHCLQVIYSLRKHLKKWDSFLSKFLILLSDTSGFEYCSLATRDEAGNNYHIEGENYQLPQNDADNIPYGSGLVGWVFKNSTPFFVEGGKAASQTSPLYGKRKGVPHFVSVICIPLEIGGMTRGVLTLASETSKVIPDELKSFCQMASEHLSLFLENLYLRSKLYEAHRQVDDLQRAAAYEHENESSFSFSSKSQKRE; encoded by the coding sequence ATGAATACAACCGCTTGTTATGAAAGAATTTTAGGCATTATTTGTAGTGTCTTTGATGCATACTCCGCTGTACTGATTATGCCAGATCGCACCGGTAATTACTTCTCTATTGCCAGCAGCTTTAGTCTTGGTGATATGGTAAATACAGACGAGACTTTTTCTGCTGGAACAGGAAAAGGGCTGGTTGGGTGGATCATTAGCAATGGAGAACCCATGCTGGTCAATGATTTTGATACCAGACAGTACAACCTTGGCTACTACTCGCAAAACGAAGAGACTAAAATTAAAGCCTTTATGGGTGTGCCGTTGAAAAATGGCGCAGGTGTGTTGTGTTTGGACAGCAAGCGCCAATATTCATTTTCAAGTAAGGATCAAAAGATCCTGCAATTGTTTGGTGAACTTGTTTACGAATTTCACACTCGTTCATTTGTTGTGGAAGAGCAAGTTACCTTATCGCAACAGTATCACTGCTTACAGGTTATATATTCTTTACGTAAGCATCTTAAAAAGTGGGATTCTTTTTTATCCAAGTTTCTGATTCTTCTTTCAGATACATCCGGTTTTGAATATTGCAGCCTTGCGACAAGGGATGAGGCTGGAAACAACTATCATATTGAGGGAGAAAACTACCAGCTGCCGCAAAACGATGCGGATAATATTCCATACGGTAGCGGACTGGTAGGTTGGGTGTTTAAAAATAGCACGCCTTTTTTTGTTGAAGGCGGTAAAGCTGCAAGCCAGACTTCTCCATTGTACGGAAAGAGAAAGGGTGTGCCGCATTTTGTTAGCGTTATTTGTATTCCGCTTGAAATCGGTGGTATGACTCGTGGTGTTTTAACACTTGCGAGTGAGACTTCTAAAGTTATTCCTGACGAGTTGAAGAGCTTCTGTCAGATGGCTTCGGAGCATCTTTCCTTATTTTTGGAGAATTTGTATTTACGAAGCAAGTTGTATGAGGCGCACAGACAGGTTGATGATCTGCAACGTGCGGCAGCATACGAACATGAAAATGAATCAAGCTTTTCATTTTCATCTAAGTCCCAAAAGAGGGAATAA
- a CDS encoding rod shape-determining protein: protein MLGKLLSMFGKDLAMDLGTANTLLYTRKDGVVLNEPSVVAIDVERNSVLAVGGEAKEFLGRTPQRIRAIRPMKDGVIADFEVTKQMIAYFIKKVITGFSLVKPSIVICVPTGITQVEKRAVIESAQQAGARDVKLVEEPMAAAIGASRPIYEPVGTMVVDIGGGTTEVAIISLSAIAYAESVRVAGDALDAAIQRYFQDEFQLLIGENQAEKVKMTIGSAFPLPEPLVMTVPGKDIVSGTPASVEVNDTEIRMALSESVKSIVYAVRKALEKTPPELAGDIAESGLLLAGGGALLQGFRDLIAQETGLNVVVDEDPLTTVVRGAGRTLEDRAVFSDVYIN from the coding sequence ATGCTAGGAAAACTTTTGAGCATGTTCGGAAAAGATCTGGCTATGGATCTTGGAACTGCTAATACGCTTCTGTACACACGAAAAGACGGAGTCGTACTTAATGAGCCGTCTGTTGTTGCTATTGATGTAGAACGCAACAGTGTACTTGCTGTCGGGGGTGAAGCGAAAGAATTTCTTGGTAGAACTCCTCAACGTATCCGTGCAATTCGTCCAATGAAGGACGGGGTGATTGCGGATTTTGAGGTTACCAAGCAAATGATTGCGTATTTTATTAAAAAGGTAATTACTGGATTTAGTCTGGTAAAACCCAGTATTGTTATTTGTGTGCCAACAGGTATTACTCAAGTTGAAAAGCGTGCGGTAATCGAATCTGCCCAGCAGGCAGGTGCACGGGATGTTAAATTAGTTGAAGAGCCTATGGCGGCTGCTATTGGCGCTTCCCGTCCTATTTATGAGCCTGTTGGAACAATGGTTGTAGACATTGGTGGTGGCACAACAGAGGTTGCCATTATCTCATTGTCTGCAATTGCCTATGCTGAATCTGTTCGAGTTGCAGGGGACGCGCTTGATGCTGCCATTCAAAGATATTTTCAAGATGAGTTCCAGCTTCTCATAGGAGAAAATCAGGCAGAGAAGGTCAAAATGACAATCGGCTCTGCTTTCCCTTTACCTGAACCATTAGTGATGACTGTTCCGGGAAAGGATATTGTTTCAGGCACTCCAGCATCTGTAGAAGTTAATGACACTGAGATTCGGATGGCGCTTAGTGAGTCTGTAAAGTCAATTGTGTACGCAGTACGCAAAGCGCTGGAAAAAACTCCTCCTGAGCTGGCAGGCGATATTGCAGAATCCGGCTTGCTGCTGGCAGGTGGTGGTGCGCTTCTTCAAGGCTTCAGAGACCTTATCGCGCAGGAAACAGGACTGAATGTTGTGGTTGATGAAGATCCGTTGACTACGGTTGTCCGAGGTGCTGGTAGAACGCTGGAAGATCGGGCTGTATTTTCAGATGTCTACATAAACTAA
- a CDS encoding inositol monophosphatase family protein, whose translation MDLQELLPQVRAAVIESGDLIKDAWDKPRNVRYKGRIDLVTETDVAVEHDLKDRLAKILPEASFLAEESAADAPLNDLTWVIDPIDGTTNFMHQVPLVCTSVGLWRNGRIVMGIINAPIMNECFYAISGGGAWCNDKQIFVTRTDQLEQSLIATGFPYTITEDADEITDRLRRVLKASQGVRRLGAAALDLAYLAAGRFDAFYEKGLKPWDTAAGWLLVNEAGGKVSEYDASVDFSLYSKSLLASNTLLHAQMSALM comes from the coding sequence ATGGATTTACAAGAGTTGTTACCGCAAGTTCGTGCTGCTGTTATCGAATCTGGTGATCTTATCAAGGATGCGTGGGATAAACCGCGTAACGTTCGCTATAAAGGACGTATTGACCTTGTAACGGAAACAGATGTTGCAGTAGAGCATGACCTGAAAGATCGTCTTGCAAAGATTCTTCCTGAAGCCAGCTTTTTGGCTGAAGAAAGTGCTGCTGATGCGCCGTTGAATGATTTGACGTGGGTGATAGACCCGATTGACGGTACAACAAACTTTATGCATCAAGTTCCACTTGTTTGTACTTCCGTTGGGTTATGGCGTAATGGTCGCATCGTGATGGGTATTATTAATGCACCGATTATGAATGAGTGCTTCTATGCCATTTCAGGAGGCGGAGCATGGTGTAATGATAAGCAAATTTTTGTTACACGCACCGACCAGCTAGAACAGTCACTTATTGCTACTGGTTTTCCTTACACAATAACGGAAGATGCTGATGAAATTACAGACCGTCTGCGCCGCGTGTTGAAGGCATCTCAGGGAGTGCGACGTTTGGGTGCTGCGGCGCTTGATCTTGCATACCTTGCTGCTGGTCGGTTTGACGCTTTTTATGAAAAAGGGCTGAAGCCGTGGGATACCGCAGCTGGTTGGCTACTTGTGAACGAGGCGGGCGGCAAGGTCTCTGAATATGATGCTTCTGTAGATTTTTCTTTGTATTCAAAGTCTCTTTTGGCAAGCAATACGCTTTTACATGCTCAAATGTCAGCACTTATGTAA
- a CDS encoding NUDIX domain-containing protein, translated as MSDITYPHYSEDDNSSRGSHIEVVDSSGKPLLVMPSATAHSQRLAMKSVFVLIYNKQGKVFLQRRSNSKALAPGKWDISAATHVGVNEALEAAAERVLQKELNLSAVALHYQKSQEEQIEDATLWISLYSADIGNRPLSPNPDEVQDGLFVDAEELQSLYDHFPDTLTPVLEWAVRCNIIFGT; from the coding sequence ATGTCAGACATTACGTATCCACATTATTCCGAAGACGACAATTCATCTCGCGGAAGTCATATTGAAGTAGTAGACAGCTCAGGCAAACCACTGTTGGTTATGCCCTCTGCCACAGCGCATAGCCAACGCCTTGCGATGAAATCTGTATTTGTACTCATTTACAATAAACAAGGAAAAGTATTCTTGCAAAGACGCTCGAATAGCAAGGCGTTAGCACCGGGGAAATGGGATATTTCAGCCGCTACACACGTTGGGGTCAATGAGGCACTTGAAGCAGCCGCAGAACGCGTCCTGCAAAAGGAACTCAACCTGTCAGCAGTTGCGCTGCACTACCAAAAATCTCAAGAAGAGCAAATAGAGGATGCAACTCTCTGGATATCACTCTATTCTGCCGATATTGGCAACCGCCCTCTCTCACCAAATCCCGATGAAGTGCAAGACGGTCTTTTTGTTGATGCAGAAGAGCTTCAATCACTCTACGATCATTTTCCAGATACACTCACACCTGTTCTCGAATGGGCAGTGCGTTGCAATATCATTTTTGGTACGTAG
- the rimI gene encoding ribosomal protein S18-alanine N-acetyltransferase, which yields MSDIFTTIGPLEADGYIFFRLEKKDSAEVAALEKKCFSTPWTEKEFSLAFDQKIFEVFGLKKNDKLVAYIAMYHTADELEILNIATDPEHRRNGAGKRLLALMLCIGQKLGIQQAFLEVRRTNFPAISLYEQMCFSQIGVRKKYYKDTGEDALVYQCTLADLSGSHC from the coding sequence ATGTCTGACATATTTACTACAATAGGACCGCTAGAAGCTGACGGATATATATTTTTCCGTTTAGAAAAAAAAGATAGCGCAGAAGTGGCGGCTTTGGAAAAAAAGTGTTTTTCTACGCCATGGACAGAAAAAGAGTTTAGCTTGGCATTCGATCAGAAGATTTTTGAAGTCTTTGGATTAAAAAAAAATGACAAGCTGGTAGCCTACATAGCCATGTACCATACCGCGGATGAGTTGGAAATCTTAAACATAGCTACCGACCCAGAACACAGAAGAAATGGTGCAGGAAAACGGTTACTTGCTCTTATGCTTTGCATTGGGCAAAAATTAGGTATACAACAGGCATTTCTAGAAGTCCGCAGAACCAATTTTCCTGCCATCAGTCTTTATGAACAGATGTGCTTTTCTCAAATTGGGGTGCGAAAAAAATATTATAAAGATACTGGTGAAGACGCGTTGGTATATCAATGTACACTGGCGGATCTCTCCGGTAGTCATTGCTAA
- the tpiA gene encoding triose-phosphate isomerase has translation MKKLMAANWKMFKTAQEAKDTSAELVKLVGDLSDDREVVIFPPFTALHAAGEVFSKSEGYSFGGQNVCAALEGAFTGEISPVMLKDAGCTWVLTGHSERRALFGETSEQVGEKTTFALNNDLNVCLCIGETLEEREAGKLEAVIAEQLEKGLATIPDVPAERLAIAYEPVWAIGTGKVAGPEEILEAHAIVRAKLLDILKEKANTTRVLYGGSVKPENATQIISLDNVDGVLVGGASLKAESFSKIVTA, from the coding sequence ATGAAAAAGCTTATGGCTGCAAACTGGAAAATGTTTAAAACTGCTCAGGAAGCCAAAGATACTTCTGCTGAACTTGTTAAGCTTGTAGGCGACCTCTCTGACGATAGAGAAGTTGTTATATTCCCTCCTTTTACTGCGCTGCATGCTGCTGGCGAAGTTTTTTCTAAAAGCGAAGGCTACTCTTTTGGTGGACAGAATGTTTGTGCAGCTCTTGAAGGCGCTTTTACCGGCGAAATCTCTCCAGTGATGCTTAAAGATGCTGGTTGTACTTGGGTACTTACCGGTCATTCCGAACGTCGTGCTCTTTTTGGTGAAACAAGTGAGCAGGTTGGCGAAAAAACCACTTTTGCACTTAATAATGATCTGAATGTTTGCCTCTGCATCGGTGAGACTCTTGAAGAGCGTGAAGCAGGCAAACTGGAAGCTGTAATTGCAGAACAGCTTGAAAAAGGTCTTGCAACTATTCCAGATGTTCCAGCAGAGCGCCTTGCTATTGCATACGAGCCAGTATGGGCTATTGGTACCGGTAAAGTTGCTGGTCCAGAAGAGATTTTAGAAGCACATGCGATTGTTCGTGCTAAACTTCTTGATATTTTGAAAGAAAAAGCTAATACTACCCGCGTTCTTTATGGCGGAAGTGTAAAGCCTGAAAACGCTACTCAAATCATTTCACTTGACAATGTTGATGGTGTATTGGTAGGAGGCGCTTCCTTGAAGGCTGAAAGCTTCAGCAAAATTGTTACTGCTTAA
- the secG gene encoding preprotein translocase subunit SecG: protein METLILTLHVVVCLALILLVLLQAGKEGMGVIFGGGNQSAFGGAGAGGLLVKVTATLAAIFFITSLSYNYIAGDHVSKESSIMDIQIEQKAQPSPDQTEK from the coding sequence GTGGAAACCTTGATTCTGACCCTGCACGTTGTGGTCTGTCTTGCACTTATTTTGCTTGTTCTTTTACAGGCTGGTAAAGAAGGCATGGGTGTTATCTTTGGCGGCGGCAACCAGTCTGCTTTTGGCGGCGCTGGTGCAGGCGGTCTTCTTGTGAAAGTTACTGCAACTCTTGCAGCTATTTTCTTCATCACTTCTTTGAGCTACAACTACATTGCTGGTGATCATGTGTCTAAAGAATCTAGCATTATGGACATTCAGATCGAACAGAAAGCTCAGCCTAGCCCTGACCAGACAGAAAAATAA
- a CDS encoding phenylacetate--CoA ligase: MIFNVEQETLPREELEAIQLRRLQNLCERVYANVPHYREQFIKAGITPADIKSLNDLSKLPFTEKQDLRDNYPFGLFAVPKENIVRLHASSGTTGKATVVGYTQRDVNNWAELMARSFMAAGATRSDFIHNSYGYGLFTGGLGVHYGAERLGATVIPISGGGTKRQVSLMEDFGATVICSTPSYGLVLHEAAKQAGVDMRDLPLRVGIFGAEPWTEEMRKDLQDKMGIDAVNIYGLSEIMGPGVSIECAVAKDGMHIFEDHFLPEIIDPVTGEQLPEGETGELVITTLTKEGIPLIRYRTRDITSLNYTPCKCGRTHVRMNRITGRSDDMLIIRGVNVFPSQIESIILETEGASPHYQIIVKRDGNLDTVEVQVEIDESLFSDAIKNLQRIEMRIQKTIKEFLGVSSKVRLVEPRSIERSQGKAKRVFDLRDKE; the protein is encoded by the coding sequence ATGATTTTTAATGTTGAGCAAGAAACACTGCCTCGCGAAGAGTTAGAAGCAATTCAGTTACGTCGATTACAGAATCTCTGTGAACGAGTATACGCTAATGTTCCTCACTATCGCGAACAGTTTATTAAGGCAGGAATTACTCCTGCCGATATCAAAAGCCTCAACGATTTGTCCAAGCTCCCGTTTACTGAGAAGCAGGATTTACGTGACAACTACCCATTTGGACTTTTTGCTGTTCCAAAAGAGAATATTGTCCGCCTCCATGCCTCCAGCGGAACCACAGGTAAAGCAACTGTCGTGGGGTACACTCAGCGCGATGTAAATAACTGGGCAGAGCTAATGGCACGCTCATTTATGGCAGCAGGTGCAACCCGAAGTGACTTTATTCACAACTCATACGGCTACGGTCTGTTCACAGGCGGGCTTGGCGTCCATTACGGTGCAGAACGCCTTGGCGCTACTGTTATCCCAATTTCCGGCGGTGGTACCAAACGACAAGTATCACTTATGGAAGATTTTGGAGCAACTGTAATATGCAGCACCCCGTCTTACGGGCTTGTGTTGCATGAAGCAGCCAAACAGGCTGGTGTCGATATGCGCGATCTTCCACTTCGCGTCGGCATTTTCGGTGCAGAACCTTGGACAGAGGAAATGCGCAAGGATTTGCAGGACAAAATGGGAATTGATGCTGTGAACATTTACGGTCTCTCAGAAATTATGGGACCTGGTGTATCCATAGAATGTGCCGTTGCCAAAGATGGCATGCACATTTTCGAAGATCATTTCCTTCCTGAAATCATTGATCCGGTGACAGGAGAACAGCTCCCTGAAGGCGAAACGGGCGAACTTGTTATCACAACGCTGACGAAAGAAGGCATCCCGCTCATTCGCTACAGAACGCGTGACATCACTTCTCTTAACTACACCCCGTGTAAATGTGGACGAACTCACGTGCGTATGAACCGCATTACCGGACGAAGTGATGATATGCTCATCATCCGTGGCGTTAACGTGTTCCCTTCCCAGATTGAATCCATCATTCTGGAAACCGAAGGTGCATCCCCTCACTACCAGATTATTGTTAAGCGCGACGGCAATCTTGACACCGTGGAAGTTCAAGTTGAAATCGACGAATCGCTCTTCTCTGACGCTATTAAAAATCTTCAGCGGATTGAAATGCGTATTCAAAAAACAATCAAAGAATTCCTCGGGGTTTCCAGCAAGGTTCGTCTTGTTGAACCACGGTCAATCGAACGCTCACAAGGCAAAGCTAAACGAGTTTTTGACTTGCGCGACAAAGAATAG
- the rsfS gene encoding ribosome silencing factor, giving the protein MIGKIEKKYSTVSSQEKVAKIIEWLEAKKATNVVVLDLEGVNSFTDAVVIATAKSVRQAKALADEVSMRAKGENYEHMRVEGKENAQWVLVDLNDVIVNIFQEDVRDSFNLESLWADAKVLYKSEAE; this is encoded by the coding sequence ATGATTGGAAAAATTGAAAAAAAATACAGCACTGTTTCTTCTCAGGAAAAGGTCGCTAAGATTATTGAATGGCTTGAAGCCAAGAAGGCTACAAATGTAGTTGTGCTTGACCTTGAAGGTGTTAACTCTTTTACTGATGCAGTTGTTATTGCAACAGCAAAATCTGTGCGTCAGGCTAAAGCGTTAGCAGATGAGGTCTCCATGCGTGCTAAAGGCGAAAACTACGAACATATGCGCGTAGAGGGCAAAGAGAACGCACAGTGGGTTCTCGTTGATCTGAACGATGTTATTGTTAACATTTTCCAGGAAGACGTACGCGATTCTTTCAATCTGGAAAGCCTTTGGGCAGACGCTAAAGTTTTATATAAATCAGAAGCTGAATAG